The Caproicibacterium lactatifermentans genome contains a region encoding:
- the gap gene encoding type I glyceraldehyde-3-phosphate dehydrogenase, translated as MIKIGINGFGRIGRLVFRAAVAQPDVFEVVGINDPFMAPDYMVYNVKYDTMHGRFNGDISFTENALVVNGRKVAVFAEKDPADIPWGKIGAEYVVESTGVFATTEKASAHLKAGAKKVVISAPAKDKETPTFVCGVNLDTYTSDMNVVSNASCTTNCLAPLTKVINDKFGIVEGLMTTVHSTTATQKTVDGPSKKDWRGGRAASGNIIPSSTGAAKACALVIPEVKGKLTGMSMRVPTLDGSVVDLTCSLKTPTTYEDICKTVKAAAEGPMKGILAYTEDPIVSSDILGDPHTSIFDANAGIMLNDHFVKLIAWYDNEWGYSNKVLMLIQHMNEVDHK; from the coding sequence ATGATTAAAATCGGTATTAATGGCTTTGGACGGATTGGCCGTCTTGTCTTCCGCGCAGCGGTTGCACAGCCGGACGTGTTCGAGGTCGTAGGCATCAATGACCCATTTATGGCACCGGATTACATGGTATACAACGTAAAGTATGATACCATGCACGGCCGTTTCAACGGTGACATTTCCTTTACGGAGAATGCTCTGGTCGTCAACGGCAGAAAAGTTGCCGTCTTCGCTGAAAAGGACCCGGCGGATATTCCGTGGGGCAAGATCGGCGCAGAGTACGTTGTTGAATCCACCGGTGTTTTTGCAACTACCGAAAAGGCTTCCGCTCATTTGAAGGCTGGCGCAAAGAAAGTTGTTATCTCCGCTCCTGCAAAGGATAAAGAGACCCCGACTTTCGTCTGCGGTGTTAACCTCGACACCTATACCTCTGACATGAACGTTGTTTCCAACGCTTCCTGCACCACCAACTGCCTGGCTCCGCTGACAAAGGTTATCAACGACAAGTTTGGCATTGTTGAAGGCCTGATGACCACCGTGCATTCCACCACTGCTACCCAGAAGACCGTTGATGGTCCTTCTAAGAAAGACTGGCGCGGCGGCCGTGCGGCTTCCGGCAACATCATTCCTTCTTCCACCGGTGCTGCAAAGGCCTGCGCTCTGGTTATTCCGGAAGTCAAGGGCAAACTGACCGGCATGTCCATGCGTGTACCTACACTGGACGGTTCCGTGGTTGACCTGACCTGCAGCCTGAAGACTCCTACCACTTACGAGGATATCTGCAAGACTGTTAAGGCAGCTGCAGAGGGCCCGATGAAGGGTATCCTGGCTTACACAGAGGACCCGATTGTTTCCTCTGATATTCTGGGCGACCCGCACACCTCCATTTTCGATGCGAATGCCGGCATCATGCTGAACGATCATTTTGTTAAGCTGATTGCATGGTACGACAACGAATGGGGCTACAGCAACAAGGTCCTTATGCTTATCCAGCACATGAATGAAGTAGACCACAAGTAA
- the tpiA gene encoding triose-phosphate isomerase, whose product MNKAIRKAVIAGNWKMNKTPAEAKELINGIKPLVKDAACGVVCCVPYVDLPVVLEAAKGSNIGVGAENCHWEKSGAFTGEISAEMLASMGVEYVIIGHSERRQYFGETNETVNKRIRAALDAGLRVILCVGESLQQREQGVTSELVAMQTKIALDGVTKDELAHIIIAYEPIWAIGTGKTATSEQANEVCHTIRATVASLYDQKAADALTVQYGGSMKPGNAADLLAQPDVDGGLIGGASLKPQDFAAIVKAASEG is encoded by the coding sequence ATGAATAAAGCAATTCGCAAGGCGGTCATCGCTGGCAACTGGAAAATGAACAAAACGCCCGCAGAGGCAAAAGAACTCATCAACGGCATTAAGCCGCTGGTCAAGGACGCAGCCTGCGGTGTTGTGTGCTGCGTACCTTATGTGGACCTGCCTGTCGTTCTGGAAGCGGCCAAAGGTTCCAATATCGGCGTCGGCGCAGAAAACTGCCACTGGGAAAAAAGCGGTGCCTTCACCGGCGAAATTTCCGCAGAAATGCTTGCTTCTATGGGTGTGGAATATGTCATTATCGGCCATAGCGAGCGCCGCCAGTATTTCGGCGAAACCAACGAAACCGTCAACAAGCGCATCCGCGCCGCACTGGACGCCGGCCTGCGCGTAATCCTGTGCGTCGGCGAAAGCCTGCAGCAGCGTGAGCAGGGTGTCACCAGCGAACTGGTCGCCATGCAGACAAAAATCGCGCTGGACGGCGTAACAAAGGACGAGCTTGCTCACATCATCATCGCCTATGAGCCTATCTGGGCCATCGGCACCGGCAAAACCGCAACCAGCGAACAGGCAAACGAAGTCTGCCACACAATCCGCGCAACGGTTGCCTCCCTGTATGACCAGAAGGCTGCCGATGCCCTGACTGTTCAGTACGGCGGTTCCATGAAGCCCGGCAATGCCGCTGACCTGCTGGCACAGCCAGACGTGGACGGTGGACTGATTGGCGGCGCTTCTCTGAAGCCACAGGATTTCGCCGCAATTGTCAAAGCTGCCAGCGAAGGCTGA
- a CDS encoding phosphoglycerate kinase: MNYLNKKTVEDIDVAGKRVLVRCDFNVPFDDAGNISDTKRIDGALPTIKYLIEHHAKVILCSHLGRPKGEFNMKYSLVPVAKCLSQKLGQPVQMAKDVIGEDAKRIAASLKDGEVELLENVRFHKEEEQNDPAFAKQLASLADVYVNDAFGTAHRAHASTAGVASYLPAVCGFLIQKEITVMGKALQDPKRPFVAILGGAKVSDKIGVITNLLDKVDTLIIGGAMAYTFMNALGYSIGDSKCEPDKIDVAKDIMAKAKEKNVKFLIPVDNVAADKYAADADHKVVPSDKIPEGWMGLDIGPKTRELFAGAIKDAGTVVWNGPMGVSEWKAFAGGTVAVAQAVANSNAVSIIGGGDSAAAVENLGFADKMTHISTGGGASLEFLEGKVLPGIACLNDKD; encoded by the coding sequence ATGAATTACCTGAACAAAAAAACCGTCGAAGATATCGACGTTGCAGGCAAACGGGTCCTGGTCCGCTGTGACTTTAACGTCCCGTTTGACGATGCAGGAAATATCAGTGATACAAAGCGCATTGACGGTGCGCTTCCTACCATCAAATACCTTATTGAACACCACGCAAAGGTGATTCTGTGTTCGCATTTGGGCCGGCCGAAAGGCGAGTTCAACATGAAATACTCTCTGGTGCCGGTCGCCAAATGCCTTTCCCAGAAGCTGGGCCAGCCGGTCCAGATGGCAAAGGACGTCATCGGTGAGGATGCCAAGCGCATCGCTGCTTCCCTGAAAGACGGCGAAGTGGAACTGCTGGAGAATGTCCGCTTTCATAAGGAAGAGGAACAGAACGACCCGGCATTTGCTAAGCAGCTGGCCAGCCTTGCGGACGTTTATGTGAACGATGCCTTTGGCACCGCACATCGTGCGCACGCATCCACTGCCGGCGTTGCCAGCTATCTGCCTGCTGTGTGCGGTTTCCTGATTCAAAAAGAAATCACTGTCATGGGCAAAGCCCTGCAGGACCCGAAGCGCCCGTTCGTTGCCATTTTGGGCGGCGCAAAGGTTTCTGACAAAATCGGCGTTATTACAAACCTGCTGGACAAGGTAGACACCTTGATTATCGGCGGCGCCATGGCTTATACCTTTATGAACGCGCTGGGCTACAGTATTGGTGACTCCAAGTGTGAACCGGACAAAATTGATGTTGCTAAGGATATTATGGCCAAGGCAAAAGAGAAAAATGTAAAGTTCCTCATTCCTGTGGACAACGTGGCTGCCGACAAATATGCGGCTGACGCAGACCATAAGGTCGTTCCGTCCGACAAGATTCCGGAAGGCTGGATGGGTCTGGACATCGGCCCCAAGACACGCGAGCTGTTTGCCGGTGCTATTAAAGATGCCGGCACGGTTGTGTGGAACGGCCCGATGGGCGTTTCCGAATGGAAGGCTTTTGCCGGCGGCACTGTTGCCGTTGCACAGGCAGTCGCCAACAGTAATGCCGTGTCCATCATTGGCGGCGGCGATTCCGCAGCCGCTGTGGAAAACCTCGGCTTTGCGGACAAGATGACACATATCTCCACCGGCGGCGGTGCTTCCCTGGAGTTCCTGGAAGGAAAAGTCCTTCCAGGCATTGCCTGCCTGAATGATAAAGACTGA
- a CDS encoding peptide ABC transporter substrate-binding protein, with the protein MNCKISAVLLVAALLTGTLTACTGAGIQSSSVVSRQSASSAGTASAAQVSPAPSSRQSAVRISIGPEPESLDPALSSTEDTDAYCAAAFEGLYKVNAAGKTVLGQAQKAVVSADKKVWTFTLRSDARWSDGTAVKAQDFVYAWRRNIQLADAQQKELFAYLKNGEEILSGSNTDVSSLGAEALDDQTLRVTLASPCELLPQMLMRPVFMPLRSDIVASHNSWDHSPDTFICNGPMKMTQWNVKTNIIYARSSTYYDVSQVNVSILTCMLSEDDETRLSSYDNNETSYISSLPVKYYTRIRERGDMSTSAAGTECLQFNTKVDALSDAQVRKALSLAIDRDTLAVATTGMHFTPAAAFVPTGFVDAGGKNDFRTVGGSCYKVSADDYSANVTSARTLLEQAGYAGGKNFPQLTITVPISSLDSAAANAIAQMWKTQLGISCTVSVQPRKTYQQNCRKGNVQMTISRVTPAYEDPSAYLENFVSDGFGSMTGWKDNTFQAQMTSARRSAAGSTQRYSALHAAEKRLAEEAPAVALFYMPSLSLRDSRLNGIFTTQSGVTYFVYARLFTD; encoded by the coding sequence ATGAATTGCAAAATATCAGCTGTTCTGCTGGTGGCCGCTTTGCTGACTGGAACACTGACCGCCTGCACAGGTGCAGGCATACAGTCTTCATCTGTGGTGTCCCGGCAGAGCGCGTCGTCAGCGGGAACAGCTTCTGCGGCGCAGGTATCCCCTGCACCGTCCAGCAGACAGTCGGCAGTCCGTATCAGCATTGGTCCAGAGCCGGAGTCCCTTGACCCAGCGCTGAGCAGTACAGAGGATACGGATGCCTACTGCGCCGCCGCTTTTGAGGGCCTGTATAAAGTGAATGCCGCAGGAAAGACTGTACTGGGTCAGGCACAAAAGGCCGTTGTTTCTGCGGACAAGAAAGTGTGGACTTTTACGCTTCGCAGCGATGCCCGCTGGTCAGACGGCACAGCGGTAAAGGCACAGGACTTTGTATATGCCTGGCGGCGAAATATTCAGCTTGCAGATGCACAGCAGAAGGAACTGTTTGCCTACCTTAAAAACGGGGAGGAGATTTTGTCCGGCAGCAATACGGATGTTTCCTCGCTGGGGGCGGAGGCACTAGATGACCAGACACTGCGTGTCACCCTGGCGTCACCGTGTGAACTCCTGCCGCAGATGCTTATGCGGCCTGTCTTTATGCCACTGCGCAGCGATATAGTTGCTTCGCACAACAGTTGGGACCACAGCCCAGATACGTTTATCTGCAACGGCCCAATGAAAATGACACAGTGGAACGTGAAAACAAATATCATCTATGCCCGCAGCAGCACCTATTATGATGTTTCACAGGTGAATGTTTCCATACTGACCTGTATGCTGTCGGAAGATGATGAGACACGACTTTCTTCCTATGACAACAACGAAACCTCTTACATTTCGTCGCTGCCGGTCAAGTATTACACCCGAATCCGTGAACGCGGCGATATGAGTACATCCGCCGCGGGAACAGAATGCCTGCAGTTTAACACAAAAGTGGACGCCCTTTCGGACGCACAGGTGCGAAAAGCCCTGTCGCTTGCCATTGACCGCGATACACTGGCGGTGGCCACTACGGGAATGCATTTTACGCCCGCCGCGGCGTTTGTGCCGACCGGTTTTGTGGATGCGGGCGGAAAAAATGACTTCCGCACCGTGGGCGGTTCCTGCTACAAAGTTTCCGCAGACGATTACAGCGCCAATGTAACCAGTGCCCGAACACTGTTGGAACAGGCAGGCTATGCGGGCGGAAAAAATTTCCCGCAGCTGACCATTACCGTACCGATTTCTTCGCTGGACAGTGCTGCTGCCAATGCCATTGCCCAGATGTGGAAAACACAGCTCGGCATTTCCTGTACGGTTTCCGTACAGCCTCGCAAAACATATCAGCAAAACTGCCGCAAGGGAAACGTACAGATGACGATCAGCCGTGTAACGCCTGCCTATGAGGACCCATCGGCGTATCTGGAAAACTTTGTTTCTGACGGCTTCGGCAGCATGACCGGCTGGAAGGATAATACGTTCCAGGCACAGATGACCAGTGCCCGCCGCAGCGCAGCCGGCAGCACACAGCGTTACAGTGCCCTGCACGCGGCGGAAAAGCGGCTGGCGGAAGAAGCTCCGGCAGTGGCCCTGTTCTATATGCCGTCCCTCAGTTTGCGGGATTCCCGACTGAACGGCATCTTTACCACACAGAGCGGTGTCACGTATTTTGTGTATGCCCGCCTCTTTACAGACTGA
- the gpmI gene encoding 2,3-bisphosphoglycerate-independent phosphoglycerate mutase gives MAKKPTILIIMDGFGIAPPEGNAIAAAKKPNLDRLFAENPHTQIGASGLDVGLPDGQMGNSEVGHTNIGAGRIVYQELTRISKAISDGSFYSNPAFQKAVDNCKKNNSALHIFGLLSTGGVHSHLTHILALVELAKRAGLQKVYLHAFLDGRDEPPKSGKGFVQQCEAELKKIGVGEIATVSGRYYAMDRDKNWDRLEKAYNVIVLGEGKTAASAEEAVQNSYDKDTTDEFVLPTVVRSEGLVRPNDSIIFANFRPDRARQITRAFVDPEFNGFARRNGCFPVTFVTMAQYDAQMPNVTVAFPPEKLTNTLGEYISNLGMKQLRIAETEKYAHVTFFFNGGVEQPYAGEDRILVKSPKVATYDMQPEMSAPEVTTKLVDAIHSGKYDMIILNFANCDMVGHTGVFGAAVKAVETVDNCVGKVTDAIADMGGVALITADHGNADKMVDKNDKPFTAHTTNPVPFCVVGYPCQLREGGHLADIAPTMLQIMGLKQPSEMTGKSLIR, from the coding sequence ATGGCAAAAAAGCCTACTATTTTAATCATTATGGATGGTTTCGGCATTGCGCCCCCAGAGGGCAACGCCATTGCCGCCGCCAAAAAGCCTAATCTTGACCGTCTGTTTGCGGAAAATCCGCATACACAGATTGGTGCCTCCGGGCTGGACGTTGGCCTGCCGGATGGCCAGATGGGCAACAGCGAAGTCGGCCACACCAACATCGGTGCCGGCCGCATTGTATACCAGGAGCTTACCCGTATCAGCAAAGCTATCAGCGACGGCAGCTTCTACAGCAATCCCGCGTTCCAAAAAGCGGTGGATAACTGCAAAAAGAATAACAGCGCCCTGCACATTTTCGGCCTGCTGTCCACCGGCGGCGTACACAGCCACCTGACGCATATCCTTGCGCTGGTGGAACTTGCCAAGCGCGCCGGCCTGCAGAAAGTTTATCTGCACGCTTTTCTGGACGGCCGTGACGAGCCGCCGAAGTCCGGCAAGGGGTTTGTCCAACAATGTGAGGCAGAGCTTAAAAAAATCGGTGTCGGCGAAATTGCCACCGTTTCCGGCCGGTATTATGCCATGGACCGTGACAAAAACTGGGACCGCCTGGAAAAAGCCTACAACGTCATTGTCCTTGGGGAAGGCAAAACTGCCGCTTCCGCAGAGGAAGCCGTACAGAATTCCTATGACAAAGACACAACCGATGAATTCGTCCTGCCGACCGTTGTCCGCAGTGAAGGTCTGGTCCGGCCGAACGATTCCATCATCTTCGCAAACTTCCGTCCTGACCGTGCCCGTCAGATTACCCGTGCCTTTGTGGACCCGGAATTCAACGGCTTCGCACGCCGGAACGGATGCTTCCCCGTCACTTTTGTCACCATGGCGCAGTATGATGCCCAAATGCCGAATGTGACCGTTGCGTTCCCGCCGGAAAAGCTGACAAACACCCTGGGTGAGTATATCTCCAACCTTGGCATGAAACAGCTGCGCATTGCGGAAACGGAAAAATACGCACACGTCACATTCTTCTTTAACGGCGGTGTGGAACAGCCATATGCCGGTGAGGACCGCATTCTTGTTAAGTCACCGAAGGTTGCTACTTATGATATGCAGCCGGAAATGAGCGCACCGGAAGTCACCACAAAACTGGTGGATGCCATTCATTCCGGCAAATATGACATGATTATCCTCAACTTTGCGAACTGCGACATGGTTGGCCACACCGGCGTGTTCGGTGCGGCAGTAAAAGCTGTGGAAACAGTGGACAACTGTGTTGGCAAAGTAACTGATGCCATCGCCGACATGGGCGGTGTGGCACTGATTACAGCCGACCACGGCAACGCCGACAAAATGGTCGATAAAAATGACAAGCCCTTTACCGCACACACGACCAATCCCGTCCCGTTCTGCGTGGTGGGCTATCCCTGCCAGCTGCGGGAGGGCGGCCATCTGGCGGACATTGCCCCCACCATGCTGCAGATTATGGGCCTGAAGCAGCCGTCCGAAATGACGGGCAAGAGCCTGATTCGCTGA
- a CDS encoding citrate/2-methylcitrate synthase: MEKQTDSKGFVSKELQDLCNEVRRSNRIPSEDFTAYGVKRGLRNPDGTGVLAGLTKISNVHGYLINDNIRVPDQGVLTYRGIDVSEIVEGCRKADRFGYEEVVWLLLFGQLPAQAQLNKLHQVLGYYRELPENFAEDMILKAPSRNIMNKLARSVLALYSYDDNPDDSSLENNIRQSLQLIAQLPAIMTYAYQVKRRRFDKQSMFFHPVDPTQSVAESILDAIRPDRKFTHDEAHLLDLCMMLHAEHSGGNNSTFAVRVLSSSGTDIYSAIAAGIGSLKGPKHGGANHRVMMMMNDLMEHVDDWGSERQVYDYLVKIVNKEVGDHSGLIYGMGHAVYTLSDPRAVMLKREAEKLAPQHEGMQAKFELFELVEKLAPKVFEEVHGDTKTISANVDFYSGLVYEMLNIPPDLYTPLFAVSRMPGWCAHRIEEIETARRIMRPAYLSLSRRRPYVPIEER, from the coding sequence TTGGAAAAACAGACAGACAGCAAGGGGTTCGTTTCCAAAGAGCTGCAGGATTTATGCAATGAAGTACGCAGAAGCAACCGCATTCCGTCGGAGGATTTTACCGCATACGGCGTGAAACGCGGGCTGCGCAATCCAGACGGAACCGGTGTGCTGGCGGGGCTCACCAAAATCAGCAACGTGCATGGCTATCTGATTAACGATAATATACGTGTTCCGGACCAAGGCGTGCTGACATACCGTGGCATTGACGTGTCCGAGATTGTGGAGGGCTGCCGTAAGGCAGACCGTTTCGGCTATGAGGAGGTTGTGTGGCTGCTGCTGTTTGGTCAGCTGCCTGCCCAGGCACAGCTGAATAAACTGCATCAGGTGCTCGGCTATTACCGGGAACTGCCGGAAAATTTTGCGGAGGACATGATTTTAAAAGCGCCGTCCCGCAATATTATGAATAAGCTGGCGCGTTCCGTGCTGGCACTTTATTCCTATGACGACAATCCAGACGACTCGTCGCTGGAAAATAACATTCGGCAGTCCCTGCAGCTGATTGCGCAGCTGCCTGCCATTATGACCTACGCCTATCAGGTGAAGCGCCGCCGCTTTGACAAACAGAGTATGTTCTTCCACCCGGTGGACCCCACCCAGTCGGTTGCGGAGTCTATTTTGGATGCGATTCGGCCGGACCGAAAGTTTACCCATGATGAAGCGCATCTGCTGGACCTTTGCATGATGCTGCACGCGGAGCACAGCGGCGGCAACAACTCCACCTTTGCAGTGCGTGTGCTGTCCTCGTCCGGCACAGATATTTACTCGGCCATTGCCGCGGGCATTGGCTCCTTGAAAGGCCCCAAGCACGGCGGCGCAAACCACCGTGTCATGATGATGATGAACGACCTGATGGAACATGTGGACGACTGGGGCAGCGAGCGCCAGGTGTATGATTATCTTGTAAAAATCGTAAATAAAGAAGTTGGGGACCATTCCGGTCTGATTTATGGAATGGGGCACGCTGTATACACCTTGTCTGACCCGCGTGCGGTCATGCTGAAGCGGGAAGCGGAAAAGCTGGCGCCGCAGCACGAGGGAATGCAGGCGAAGTTTGAACTGTTTGAGCTGGTGGAAAAGCTGGCACCGAAAGTTTTTGAAGAGGTGCACGGTGACACTAAGACCATCAGCGCGAATGTGGACTTTTACTCCGGGCTGGTCTATGAGATGCTGAATATCCCGCCGGACCTGTATACGCCGTTGTTTGCGGTGTCCCGTATGCCGGGCTGGTGTGCGCACCGCATAGAAGAGATTGAAACCGCCCGCCGCATTATGCGTCCGGCGTATCTGTCCCTGTCGCGGCGCAGGCCATATGTCCCCATTGAGGAACGATAA
- the spoIID gene encoding stage II sporulation protein D: MKKGNISLLILFFVLLLVLPCLSIQAKSTAARKRTHPSASSAAASSQPKPASAAPQVKKAVSSAAATQKGSRVFRIYDKTSGKVLSVAEPEFLRGTVAAEMSPDSPQEALKAQTVAAYTYYSRLRQLHQKQPDPALQGADFSCETGKWNIYETEAQRRQRWKEDSAKYSANLSAAVDSVYGQVLRSGSALVNATYYAISSGCTENAAAVWGKEYPCLLPVASPGDIYASGYLSTKVLSASQFQAAASTLGCTLSGDASHWVGSIQRTASGMVSSLTLGGKSVKGTDARTAFDLRSANFSIAFANGCFTFTVKGYGHDVGMSQTGAVSMAKQGSTYQQILSWYYPGSTLGKL, from the coding sequence TTGAAAAAAGGGAATATATCCCTGCTCATTTTGTTTTTTGTTCTGCTTCTGGTGCTGCCCTGTCTAAGCATACAGGCAAAAAGCACCGCCGCCAGGAAACGGACACATCCGTCTGCTTCCTCAGCTGCGGCTTCTTCCCAGCCAAAACCAGCCTCTGCCGCGCCGCAGGTAAAAAAAGCGGTATCTTCGGCGGCGGCCACCCAAAAAGGCAGCCGCGTCTTTCGCATCTACGACAAAACCAGCGGAAAAGTTTTATCCGTAGCGGAACCGGAATTTCTGCGCGGCACAGTCGCGGCGGAAATGAGCCCCGACAGTCCGCAGGAAGCGCTGAAGGCACAGACGGTAGCCGCCTATACCTATTATTCCCGCCTGCGTCAGCTGCATCAGAAACAACCAGACCCCGCGCTGCAGGGCGCCGACTTTTCCTGTGAAACCGGCAAATGGAATATCTACGAAACAGAAGCACAGCGCAGGCAGCGCTGGAAAGAGGACAGCGCCAAATACAGTGCCAACTTGTCCGCTGCGGTGGACAGCGTTTACGGGCAGGTACTGCGCAGCGGAAGCGCCCTCGTCAACGCAACCTATTATGCCATCAGCAGCGGCTGCACGGAAAACGCCGCCGCGGTCTGGGGGAAAGAATATCCCTGTCTGCTGCCGGTAGCCAGTCCCGGCGACATATACGCATCCGGTTATCTGTCCACAAAGGTTCTTTCTGCTTCGCAGTTTCAAGCAGCAGCCAGCACCCTTGGCTGTACGCTGAGCGGTGATGCGTCCCACTGGGTGGGCAGCATACAGCGCACAGCTTCCGGTATGGTCTCCTCCCTGACATTGGGCGGAAAATCCGTAAAGGGCACCGACGCCCGCACCGCATTTGATCTGCGCTCCGCGAATTTTTCCATTGCTTTCGCAAACGGCTGCTTTACGTTCACGGTAAAGGGCTACGGGCATGATGTCGGTATGAGCCAGACCGGCGCCGTTTCCATGGCAAAGCAGGGCAGCACTTATCAGCAAATTCTTTCATGGTACTACCCCGGTTCCACCCTCGGCAAGCTGTAA
- a CDS encoding tRNA (cytidine(34)-2'-O)-methyltransferase, producing the protein MYQLNIVLVEPEIPQNTGNISRTCALTGARLHLVGPLGFRTDDRYLKRAGLDYWHLLDVSYYQSLEDFFAKNEGPFYYFSTKARQIHSDIRYPEKCYLVFGKESAGLPEELLKANPESCVRIPMLNHPDARSLNLSNSAAVGAYEVLRQWKYPELLCRGQLHRLHW; encoded by the coding sequence TTGTATCAGCTGAATATTGTTCTGGTCGAACCGGAAATCCCGCAGAATACCGGGAATATCTCCCGCACCTGCGCCCTCACCGGCGCTCGGCTGCATTTGGTGGGGCCGCTGGGTTTTCGTACAGATGACCGCTATCTGAAACGTGCCGGTCTTGACTACTGGCACCTGCTGGACGTGTCATATTATCAGAGTTTGGAAGATTTTTTTGCAAAAAATGAAGGTCCTTTTTATTATTTTTCCACGAAAGCACGTCAGATTCATTCGGATATCCGCTACCCCGAAAAATGCTATCTCGTTTTTGGCAAGGAAAGCGCTGGCCTTCCGGAAGAACTGCTGAAAGCCAACCCGGAAAGCTGTGTACGCATTCCCATGCTCAACCACCCCGACGCCCGCAGCCTAAACCTTTCCAACAGTGCTGCTGTCGGTGCCTATGAGGTCCTGCGCCAGTGGAAATACCCGGAGCTTCTGTGTCGGGGGCAGCTGCATCGGCTGCATTGGTAG
- a CDS encoding phosphoenolpyruvate-utilizing N-terminal domain-containing protein — MRILQGTAASSGIAIGPAFVAEKISPHLDRQPVRKPVQELKRMETAFAAAKQEIEQICEKACKGIGEEESMIFQVHIMMLEDETFRQEIMDRILYDHTSAEYAVWRSGRKMYDMFSHLDSEYMRARAEDMADISRRLMRCLDQPGEPEPPAYLCTPVILCLSQAVPSEIAQTNRSEILGFITQYGSTTAHSAILARGMHKPAVLGLNDAFDELHTGAEVIVDGCNGRVILEPTAQVRCRYASLQQTGGQTEQKQKQET, encoded by the coding sequence GTGCGCATTTTGCAGGGAACAGCCGCTTCCAGCGGCATTGCCATAGGTCCGGCCTTTGTCGCGGAAAAAATCAGTCCACACCTGGACCGGCAGCCGGTGCGGAAGCCCGTGCAGGAACTGAAACGCATGGAAACAGCCTTTGCGGCTGCCAAACAGGAGATTGAACAGATTTGTGAAAAAGCCTGCAAAGGCATCGGCGAAGAAGAATCCATGATTTTTCAGGTACACATTATGATGCTGGAAGATGAAACCTTCCGGCAGGAGATTATGGACCGCATTCTATATGACCATACCAGCGCTGAATATGCCGTATGGCGGTCCGGCCGCAAAATGTACGATATGTTTTCCCATTTGGACAGCGAATATATGCGTGCCCGTGCAGAAGATATGGCCGACATTAGCCGCCGCCTGATGCGCTGCTTGGACCAGCCAGGAGAACCGGAGCCGCCGGCGTACCTGTGCACGCCGGTTATCCTCTGTCTGTCACAGGCGGTGCCTAGTGAGATTGCTCAGACCAACCGCAGCGAAATTCTCGGCTTTATTACCCAGTACGGCAGTACCACTGCCCACAGCGCCATCCTTGCCAGAGGAATGCACAAACCGGCTGTACTGGGGTTGAACGACGCTTTCGACGAGCTTCACACCGGCGCGGAGGTGATTGTGGACGGCTGCAACGGCCGTGTCATTTTGGAACCAACGGCGCAGGTGCGCTGCCGCTATGCCAGCCTGCAGCAAACCGGCGGGCAGACGGAACAAAAGCAAAAACAGGAAACGTGA